The Ficedula albicollis isolate OC2 chromosome 24, FicAlb1.5, whole genome shotgun sequence genome contains a region encoding:
- the OAF gene encoding out at first protein homolog produces MKPLAEDREVKIFRALILGELERGQSQFQAVCFVTRLHRNEIIPSESMAKLRQKNPRTVRQAEEARGLEHLSMDVAVNFSKAAQLSSHIHNVCAEAREAIYTREEDVRFWLEKGVDGSMFEVLPQGSELPELQRCRRCPDRWRPCICSYSLSIEWYPCMLKYCRSRDAAGKVSSYKCGIRSCQKGYTFDYYVPQKQLCLWDEEA; encoded by the exons ATGAAGCCTCTGGCTGAGGACAGA GAGGTGAAGATTTTCCGTGCCTTAatcctgggggagctggagaggggccaGAGCCAGTTCCAGGCTGTCTGCTTTGTGACCCGGCTGCACCGCAACGAGATCATCCCCAGCGAGTCCATGGCAAAGCTGCGGCAG aaaaacCCCCGGACGGtgaggcaggcagaggaggcaCGAGGTTTGGAGCATCTCAGCATGGACGTGGCCGTGAACTTCAGCAAGGCAGCGCAGCTGAGCTCCCACATCCACAACGTCTGCGCAGAGGCCAGGGAGGCCATCTACACCCGCGAGGAGGATGTCAGGTTCTGGCTGGAGAAAG GCGTGGACGGCTCCATGTTCGAGGTGCTGCCGCAGGGCTCGGAGCTGCCGGAGCTGCAGCGCTGCCGGCGCTGCCCGGACCGCTGGAGGCCCTGCATCTGCAGCTACTCGCTGAGCATCGAGTGGTACCCCTGCATGCTCAAGTACTGCCGGAGCCGCGACGCCGCGGGCAAGGTGTCCTCCTACAAGTGCGGCATCCGCAGCTGCCAGAAGGGCTACACCTTCGACTACTACGTGCCTca